In Pseudomonas sp. Leaf58, one DNA window encodes the following:
- a CDS encoding cytochrome c, giving the protein MLKRLTVVLLAALALGGALSGCDRVDPNSPLGKRKVIFKDMLKTSEDLGGMLRGRLPFNGVKFADGALNLDSLSHQPWQHFPQVRDGGDSSARAEVWERQARFHDLARQLEGVTGELVDVTRNQPLDVAQLKAPMDKVEAACKACHSEFRNH; this is encoded by the coding sequence ATGTTGAAGCGATTGACCGTTGTTCTGCTGGCAGCACTGGCCCTGGGCGGTGCCCTGAGTGGCTGCGATCGGGTTGACCCGAATTCGCCGCTGGGCAAGCGCAAGGTGATCTTCAAGGATATGCTCAAGACCAGCGAAGACTTGGGCGGCATGCTGCGTGGCCGGTTGCCGTTCAACGGGGTGAAGTTTGCCGACGGTGCGCTGAATCTTGATAGCCTCTCGCACCAGCCCTGGCAGCACTTCCCGCAGGTACGCGATGGCGGTGACAGCAGCGCGCGGGCCGAGGTGTGGGAGCGTCAGGCGCGTTTTCATGACCTGGCCCGGCAGCTGGAAGGCGTCACCGGCGAACTGGTCGATGTTACCCGCAACCAGCCGCTGGATGTCGCGCAATTGAAGGCACCGATGGACAAGGTCGAGGCTGCGTGCAAGGCATGCCATAGCGAATTCCGCAATCATTGA